A window of the Yersinia rochesterensis genome harbors these coding sequences:
- a CDS encoding TonB-dependent hemoglobin/transferrin/lactoferrin family receptor, with protein sequence MESIVRDKKVTINAMNKIAFGILLAIAAQGYSEHVKADDTVPSSKENDMVLDKLKVEGASNAQEGDWVYDELHSVSEISREQLDNRPARHAADILEQTPGVYSSVSQQDPALSVNIRGMQDYGRVNMNIDGMRQNFMKSGHGQRNGVMYIDPEILSNVVIEKGAPSGVGGAGVIGGVATFNTINASDFLESGKEIGGKIRAMHGDNGTNLIGSAVLAMGNEYGDLLIAASERNLSDYWPGNKGILGDIRFGTATEKLSYDIKNNKVPFTNYKMHSQLAKLGWNLSADQRLTFSYLQTQIHSPNAGFMTMVKEGPGIGKHGWVSSSVSNVANRNIGLDYSLKPEHIAWLDLTAKIYYVDTDDKTNTHNANVVFRDKFWTQTRLSTRGLQLQNTSFFTLADHHQFRLNYGLEWFSDRSSGNSTHESMLGITPPGKRAITSTFAQLNYDYDNWLRLEGGLRHDQFRLQGNTWMQSEDFRAAYTRENRCNKKVHEQHVTNEWKRCVITPMKMAWEVDRREQQLSPTAAIGIKPGVQWLEFFGNYGKSWRPPAITEVLATGSAHGHGWILPNPLLAAEHSKAWETGINIQHSNLFIEEDRLVAKLAYFDTRVTNYVNLELSKEKPLHGGGSFANATYINNLLATQFRGLEYQLSYDMGLFYTNLNYTRMIGVNSICSKRAWLGGVKNLAGNNRYGHYSVNNDYINNIIDCREARNLFGSSAYLPGDRGSLTLGGRIFDKKLDLGTVIRYNKGHQDSSVIGNDGNVNTAYVADWPKYTIFDLYASYKLTNNLILRSSIENITNRAYLVSYGDSISFSPNRGRTIQGGFEYKF encoded by the coding sequence ATGGAAAGTATAGTTAGAGATAAAAAAGTGACAATAAATGCAATGAATAAGATTGCATTTGGGATATTGTTAGCGATCGCGGCACAAGGTTATTCAGAGCATGTCAAAGCTGATGATACCGTGCCATCATCGAAAGAAAATGACATGGTATTGGATAAGCTCAAAGTAGAGGGAGCCAGTAATGCGCAGGAGGGGGACTGGGTTTATGATGAACTCCATTCGGTCAGTGAAATCTCCCGCGAGCAATTAGATAACCGGCCCGCGCGCCATGCGGCAGATATATTAGAACAAACGCCGGGAGTCTATTCCAGTGTGAGTCAGCAAGACCCGGCGTTATCAGTGAATATCCGTGGCATGCAGGATTATGGTCGCGTCAATATGAATATTGACGGCATGCGTCAGAATTTTATGAAAAGTGGTCATGGTCAACGCAATGGCGTGATGTATATTGATCCAGAAATATTAAGTAATGTAGTGATTGAAAAGGGCGCTCCCAGCGGTGTTGGCGGAGCGGGAGTTATTGGTGGGGTTGCCACTTTTAATACTATTAATGCCAGTGATTTCCTCGAGTCGGGTAAAGAGATAGGCGGAAAAATCCGCGCTATGCACGGTGATAATGGCACTAATCTTATTGGCAGTGCCGTGTTGGCAATGGGTAATGAATATGGCGATCTATTAATCGCTGCCAGCGAGCGAAATTTAAGCGATTATTGGCCGGGCAATAAAGGAATTCTGGGCGATATTCGTTTTGGCACAGCCACAGAAAAATTAAGTTATGATATTAAAAATAATAAAGTGCCATTCACTAATTATAAAATGCACTCACAACTGGCCAAGTTGGGTTGGAATTTATCCGCCGACCAACGGTTAACATTCAGTTATCTGCAAACCCAAATACATAGCCCTAATGCCGGCTTTATGACCATGGTAAAAGAAGGGCCAGGAATAGGAAAGCATGGCTGGGTAAGCAGCAGTGTGAGTAACGTGGCGAATCGCAATATTGGGCTGGATTATAGCCTCAAGCCCGAGCATATCGCCTGGCTAGATCTAACGGCGAAAATCTATTACGTTGATACTGATGATAAAACTAATACTCATAATGCCAATGTTGTTTTCCGCGATAAATTCTGGACTCAAACCCGGCTGAGTACCCGGGGTTTACAACTGCAAAACACCAGTTTTTTTACCCTTGCTGACCACCACCAATTCCGCCTCAATTATGGTCTTGAGTGGTTTAGTGACCGTTCCTCTGGCAACTCCACTCATGAGTCGATGCTAGGCATCACCCCTCCGGGTAAGCGCGCCATTACCAGCACTTTTGCTCAGTTGAATTATGATTATGATAATTGGCTGCGGTTGGAGGGGGGGTTGCGTCACGACCAATTTAGGTTACAAGGAAATACCTGGATGCAGAGCGAAGATTTCCGAGCAGCTTATACCCGTGAAAACCGCTGTAACAAAAAGGTACATGAGCAACATGTTACCAACGAATGGAAGCGGTGTGTAATTACACCGATGAAAATGGCCTGGGAGGTCGATCGCCGTGAACAGCAACTGTCACCCACGGCAGCCATTGGTATCAAACCTGGCGTGCAATGGCTGGAGTTTTTTGGCAATTACGGTAAGTCCTGGCGGCCACCGGCGATTACCGAAGTGCTGGCCACCGGCAGCGCCCATGGTCACGGCTGGATTTTGCCCAATCCGCTGCTGGCAGCAGAGCATTCCAAAGCCTGGGAAACCGGCATTAATATCCAGCACAGTAATCTGTTTATTGAAGAAGATCGTCTGGTGGCCAAACTGGCCTACTTTGATACCCGTGTGACTAATTATGTCAATCTTGAGCTATCCAAAGAAAAGCCCTTGCATGGAGGGGGTAGCTTTGCTAATGCCACCTATATTAATAATTTACTGGCAACCCAATTTCGTGGTCTGGAATATCAATTAAGTTATGATATGGGTTTATTTTATACCAACCTTAATTATACCAGAATGATTGGTGTCAATAGTATTTGTTCAAAAAGGGCTTGGTTAGGGGGGGTGAAAAATCTTGCCGGCAATAATAGGTATGGGCATTATAGTGTTAATAATGATTATATAAATAATATTATTGACTGTCGGGAAGCAAGAAACTTATTTGGATCTTCTGCTTATTTACCGGGTGATCGCGGTAGTTTAACTTTAGGTGGTAGAATATTTGATAAAAAGCTGGATCTCGGCACCGTTATTCGTTATAACAAAGGACACCAAGATAGTTCAGTCATTGGTAATGACGGTAATGTAAATACCGCTTATGTTGCGGATTGGCCAAAATATACCATATTTGATCTTTATGCCAGTTATAAGTTAACTAATAATTTAATTTTGCGCAGCTCAATAGAAAATATAACCAATCGCGCTTATCTTGTTAGTTATGGTGATTCAATTTCTTTTTCCCCGAATCGGGGTCGAACTATTCAGGGTGGTTTTGAATATAAGTTTTAG
- a CDS encoding heme acquisition protein HasA, with protein sequence MTVTIQYNSEFKDYTLSSYAQQWATKHGDIKDTGAEGYSKDFGQFAGGGWIDGTQYSVSSSHGTGTAMIVDGDLKYSFMPQYTFYGKMEGLELGETLANNQNGIGKQLNDLQLKLCDVDITGEFDPAKTMAENHQGEMHKATYGLMRGNAEPLLEILAAKGIDVNTPLKDMAIASQFDTTSEMMADAPIIDTIGSYDGAEILMAA encoded by the coding sequence ATGACAGTAACTATTCAATATAATAGCGAATTTAAAGATTACACTCTCTCTTCTTATGCTCAACAGTGGGCCACTAAACATGGCGATATCAAAGACACTGGGGCCGAAGGATACTCCAAAGATTTTGGCCAATTTGCCGGTGGCGGATGGATTGATGGGACCCAATATTCAGTGAGTAGCTCTCATGGTACAGGTACCGCAATGATTGTTGACGGCGATTTGAAGTACTCCTTTATGCCTCAGTATACCTTCTACGGCAAAATGGAAGGCTTGGAGTTAGGCGAAACATTGGCTAATAATCAAAATGGTATCGGTAAGCAGCTTAACGATCTGCAACTGAAATTGTGCGATGTAGATATTACCGGTGAGTTTGACCCTGCCAAAACCATGGCAGAGAACCATCAGGGCGAAATGCATAAAGCCACTTATGGTTTGATGCGCGGCAATGCGGAACCGCTGCTGGAAATACTCGCTGCTAAAGGTATTGATGTGAATACGCCACTGAAAGATATGGCTATCGCCAGCCAATTCGATACCACAAGTGAAATGATGGCTGACGCGCCAATTATTGATACTATCGGTTCATATGATGGTGCTGAAATATTGATGGCTGCGTAA
- a CDS encoding heme acquisition protein HasA, giving the protein MTVTIKYHSQFADHTISSYTQQWATAYGDLVQASNIDELYYFFSDIDANDNNEIVLAGFKSPYQSEAIIIGGTLLGDNGRMGIDNYIQSLEFGESLISNTDNTAKQLEQVQLRFDGLEIEGDFYHSACSLSRAIHAEPGKPYQDGADQGTYNLLRGNADSMLELLKAQGVDINTPLKDMAIASQLDTTSEMMADAPIIDTIGSYDSAEILMAA; this is encoded by the coding sequence ATGACAGTAACTATTAAATATCACAGTCAATTCGCAGACCACACCATATCTTCTTATACCCAGCAGTGGGCTACTGCTTACGGTGACTTAGTTCAGGCCAGTAATATTGATGAGCTATATTATTTCTTTAGCGATATCGACGCTAATGATAATAATGAAATCGTTCTTGCTGGTTTTAAAAGCCCTTATCAGAGCGAAGCAATAATTATTGGTGGGACGCTCTTGGGTGATAATGGAAGAATGGGGATTGATAATTATATTCAATCCTTGGAGTTTGGTGAGTCATTAATTTCTAATACTGATAATACCGCTAAACAACTTGAACAAGTGCAGTTGAGATTCGATGGCTTAGAAATTGAAGGTGATTTTTATCATTCAGCCTGTTCATTATCTCGTGCGATACACGCTGAACCAGGCAAACCTTACCAAGATGGGGCCGATCAAGGCACATACAATTTGCTGAGAGGCAATGCCGACTCAATGTTGGAACTCCTCAAAGCCCAAGGTGTTGATATCAATACTCCACTGAAAGATATGGCGATTGCCAGCCAGTTGGATACCACAAGTGAAATGATGGCTGATGCGCCAATTATTGATACTATCGGTTCATATGATAGTGCCGAAATATTGATGGCAGCATAA
- a CDS encoding heme acquisition protein HasA: protein MTVEIKYQPKIKNETISSYLHQWATKFDDMVLIKPDIEYSIISSTKPSPPVSGRKIAAASSHLYDQKKAAIVTEFVATINIDIEDLLDQHLIPDISGSLELGENLFPTSDLKGIGFEQLQLQEVQLEFSGLDIADDITNSIYTLSYVLNEDKNYQGGEDLGIYNLLRGNAEPILMKLEAQGIDVHTRLKDMAIASQFDIASDIMVDTLDIETVGVPQELLAA from the coding sequence ATGACTGTGGAAATAAAGTATCAACCAAAAATTAAAAATGAAACAATTTCTTCCTATCTTCATCAATGGGCAACTAAATTTGATGATATGGTTTTGATTAAACCAGATATAGAATACAGTATTATCTCCTCCACTAAACCCTCCCCTCCAGTTTCCGGTAGAAAAATTGCTGCGGCCAGCTCCCATCTTTACGATCAGAAAAAAGCAGCAATAGTGACAGAGTTTGTAGCAACGATTAATATAGATATAGAGGATTTACTCGATCAGCACTTAATTCCAGATATTAGCGGGAGTTTAGAGTTAGGTGAAAATTTATTCCCTACATCTGATCTGAAAGGTATAGGATTTGAACAGTTGCAACTTCAGGAAGTGCAATTGGAGTTCAGCGGATTAGATATTGCAGATGATATAACTAATTCTATTTATACTTTATCTTATGTACTGAATGAGGATAAAAACTATCAAGGTGGAGAGGATCTTGGAATATACAACTTACTAAGAGGTAATGCAGAACCCATATTAATGAAGCTGGAAGCACAAGGCATTGATGTGCACACTCGGCTTAAAGATATGGCTATCGCCAGTCAGTTTGATATTGCCAGCGATATTATGGTCGATACATTAGATATTGAAACTGTCGGTGTGCCACAAGAATTATTAGCCGCATAA
- a CDS encoding heme acquisition protein HasA, whose product MAVTITYDKKISHESISSYTRKWANYFGDMTLAPSDNSDEDYIFQLGSYSPADSGSLYAYGRINPQQNNVAITTGYVATTSMVGDDLFNQQVTAGINGSLYFGEKISPLSNIELSKGQLDHEIYYRLKNEKLKFDGLDIADDIESSFYMLLHSYIHHDCLSGKDLGVYSLLRGDAEPILKKLKAQGIDVDTPLKDMAIASQFEAASEVINDAPVIDTVGTAANVEILLAA is encoded by the coding sequence ATGGCCGTTACTATCACATATGATAAAAAAATCAGTCATGAGTCTATTTCTTCATATACACGTAAATGGGCTAATTATTTCGGCGATATGACGCTAGCACCGTCTGATAACTCAGATGAAGATTATATTTTTCAGTTAGGGTCATACAGCCCAGCCGATTCAGGGAGTCTCTATGCATATGGAAGAATCAATCCTCAGCAGAATAATGTAGCGATAACCACTGGGTATGTAGCAACCACATCAATGGTAGGTGATGATCTATTTAATCAGCAAGTCACTGCGGGCATCAACGGAAGCTTGTATTTTGGTGAGAAAATATCGCCTCTTTCTAATATTGAGTTAAGTAAAGGCCAGCTCGACCATGAAATATATTATCGACTTAAGAATGAGAAGTTAAAATTTGACGGACTAGATATTGCAGATGATATAGAAAGTTCATTTTATATGTTGCTCCATTCCTACATTCATCATGACTGCCTAAGTGGTAAAGATCTCGGCGTATACAGTTTATTAAGAGGCGATGCCGAACCGATACTGAAAAAGCTGAAAGCGCAAGGTATTGACGTAGATACACCGCTTAAAGATATGGCTATTGCCAGTCAGTTTGAGGCCGCCAGCGAAGTTATCAATGACGCGCCAGTAATTGATACTGTCGGGACCGCCGCTAATGTTGAAATATTATTAGCTGCTTAA
- a CDS encoding type I secretion system permease/ATPase, producing the protein MESYKIPETSSESLTILSVLAHHKKSLWGIGLFTAVINLLMLAPAIYMLQVYDRVLASANTMTLLMLTILVLGIFVFIGLLEWIRSAIVIRLGTRIDMQLNQRVFNAAFSSQLVGHKTPAAQALNDLTSLRQFATGNALFAFFDAPWFPLYLLVIFVLHPWLGVLAASGACVLIFLAWLNQWVCKKSLKEASTITSQATQQANANLRNADAIEAMGMLDALRRRWLVQHSHFLYQQNIASDKSSQVTAASKSSRHALQSMMLGLGALLVIDGAITAGVMIAGSILIGRVLGPIDQLIAVWKQWSQARLSYQRLAHLLAEHPPVPAGMVLSAPIGKLSVIQLTVCKPGTHIPILYSINFELHPGNILGVLGPSGSGKSTLAKLLVACKPAFSGSVRLDSANISQWDKAHLGQFIGYLPQDIQLFRGSIAENIARFGTIDTVKVIAAAQMAGVHDLILHLPCGYDSQLGEGGEALSGGQRQRIALARAMYGVPRLIVLDEPNANLDKEGEKALLESIIRLKQQGCTIVMITHKPELLSDSDYLLLLNKGRVELFDRTATVLQQIKGQEKPPVKDEVKAPASKKSWNSGISYGAVPARTASQKS; encoded by the coding sequence ATGGAATCATATAAAATCCCAGAGACTTCCTCGGAGTCTCTGACTATCCTTTCTGTTTTAGCCCATCATAAGAAGAGTCTCTGGGGAATAGGGCTATTTACCGCAGTAATTAATCTTTTAATGTTGGCCCCCGCTATTTATATGCTGCAGGTTTATGATCGCGTTTTGGCGTCAGCGAATACCATGACATTATTGATGCTCACTATTTTGGTACTGGGAATATTTGTATTTATTGGCTTACTTGAATGGATTCGCAGCGCGATAGTTATTCGGCTTGGGACTCGGATTGATATGCAACTTAATCAACGGGTCTTTAACGCCGCGTTTTCATCTCAACTTGTGGGCCATAAAACACCGGCAGCACAAGCTTTAAATGATCTGACCTCTCTACGTCAGTTTGCGACGGGAAATGCCCTATTTGCCTTTTTTGATGCTCCTTGGTTCCCACTTTACTTATTGGTCATTTTTGTCCTCCATCCCTGGTTAGGTGTATTAGCCGCATCCGGTGCTTGTGTGTTGATTTTTTTAGCTTGGCTCAACCAGTGGGTGTGTAAAAAGTCATTAAAAGAAGCTTCCACAATAACTTCACAAGCAACACAGCAAGCCAATGCGAATTTGCGCAATGCAGATGCTATTGAAGCCATGGGAATGTTGGATGCATTACGCAGACGTTGGTTAGTCCAGCATTCACATTTTCTTTATCAGCAAAATATTGCCAGTGACAAAAGCAGTCAGGTGACTGCGGCATCTAAATCCAGTCGCCATGCTTTGCAATCAATGATGCTAGGGCTAGGTGCATTACTGGTCATTGACGGCGCAATTACGGCGGGAGTCATGATTGCTGGTTCAATTTTAATCGGCCGGGTATTAGGGCCTATTGACCAGTTAATTGCAGTTTGGAAACAATGGAGCCAGGCGCGGTTGTCTTATCAGCGTCTGGCTCATTTATTAGCAGAGCATCCACCTGTACCCGCAGGTATGGTTTTGTCTGCGCCAATAGGAAAACTCAGCGTAATACAGCTCACTGTTTGTAAGCCGGGCACACATATCCCAATTTTATATTCCATCAACTTTGAATTGCATCCCGGTAATATTTTGGGTGTTTTGGGGCCATCCGGCAGTGGCAAATCGACCTTGGCGAAACTGTTGGTCGCATGTAAACCGGCTTTCAGCGGTTCGGTGCGATTAGATAGCGCGAATATCTCTCAATGGGATAAAGCCCACCTAGGGCAATTTATTGGTTACCTGCCACAGGATATTCAGCTATTTCGAGGTTCGATTGCTGAAAATATTGCGCGCTTTGGCACGATTGACACAGTAAAAGTTATCGCGGCGGCTCAGATGGCGGGGGTTCACGATTTAATCTTACATCTGCCGTGCGGATATGACTCTCAACTAGGCGAGGGCGGTGAGGCATTATCTGGCGGCCAGCGCCAGCGCATTGCTTTAGCACGGGCAATGTATGGTGTACCACGGCTTATTGTGTTGGATGAGCCAAATGCCAATTTGGATAAAGAAGGTGAAAAAGCTTTATTAGAAAGCATTATCCGGCTCAAACAGCAGGGTTGCACCATTGTGATGATCACCCATAAGCCAGAGTTATTGTCAGATAGCGACTACCTATTGCTGCTCAATAAAGGGCGGGTGGAATTGTTCGATCGTACTGCAACCGTTTTACAGCAGATTAAAGGGCAGGAGAAGCCGCCGGTTAAAGATGAAGTCAAAGCACCAGCGAGTAAAAAGTCTTGGAATAGCGGTATCTCATATGGTGCTGTCCCAGCTCGCACGGCATCACAAAAATCATGA
- a CDS encoding HlyD family type I secretion periplasmic adaptor subunit, giving the protein MLPESSRSSAKNMHQNPPPLQTNSGRYLSLGGLLVIGGFIGSLLWAGLAPLDKGIAVMGHIVVAENRKLVQPLQGGRIQQLHIAEGEDVTEGQLLITLDDTAMRSHRDNLQHQYLNALAQEARLTAEQHELPTITFPPMLLQHPAQPLVERNIVLQQQLFRHRRQAQLSEIARLSAQITRHESQLDGLQTMRGHNQQQFDLFQQQLQGVQLLARNGHVSQSQLLEMERQAISLRANIEKNTSEILELHKQIGETEQHILQRREQYKSENREQLAKAQQSTQELELRLGVAEYELDNTRIYAPVSGTVIALAQHTVGGVVSTGQTLMELVPSGQPLLAEAQLPVSLIDKVVIGLPVDLNFSAFNQSNTPRLQGSVLHVGADRIQHPQTLEPYYPLTVAIDIEQTELEIRPGMSVDIFIRTGERSLLNYLFKPLTDRLHVAFAEE; this is encoded by the coding sequence ATGTTACCTGAATCTAGTCGTAGCTCGGCTAAGAATATGCATCAAAACCCACCGCCGCTTCAGACCAATAGCGGGAGATATCTTAGCCTTGGCGGGTTATTGGTTATAGGCGGTTTCATCGGTTCTTTGCTTTGGGCGGGGTTGGCACCCTTGGATAAAGGTATTGCTGTTATGGGGCATATTGTTGTCGCGGAAAATCGTAAGTTGGTTCAACCGTTGCAAGGAGGGCGTATTCAACAATTGCATATTGCCGAGGGTGAGGACGTCACAGAAGGGCAGTTACTTATCACGCTGGATGATACTGCAATGCGTAGTCATCGGGATAACTTACAGCATCAGTATTTGAACGCCCTCGCTCAGGAAGCCCGTCTCACTGCGGAACAACATGAATTGCCGACAATTACTTTTCCCCCGATGTTGCTCCAGCACCCCGCGCAGCCTTTAGTTGAACGCAATATTGTTTTGCAACAACAGCTTTTTCGTCATCGCCGCCAAGCTCAACTGAGTGAAATTGCTCGGTTATCTGCACAAATTACTCGTCACGAGAGTCAGTTGGATGGATTACAAACGATGCGAGGCCATAACCAGCAACAATTTGACTTGTTCCAGCAGCAATTACAGGGGGTTCAGTTATTAGCGAGAAATGGTCATGTTTCTCAAAGCCAACTGTTAGAGATGGAGCGACAGGCGATTTCACTGCGTGCCAATATAGAGAAAAATACCAGCGAAATCTTGGAGCTTCACAAGCAAATTGGTGAAACAGAGCAGCATATCTTACAACGGCGTGAACAGTATAAAAGTGAGAATCGCGAGCAACTGGCCAAAGCGCAGCAAAGCACTCAAGAGTTAGAGTTGCGTTTGGGGGTTGCGGAATATGAGTTAGATAACACGCGTATTTACGCGCCAGTCAGTGGCACGGTTATCGCGCTTGCTCAGCATACTGTTGGCGGCGTGGTCAGTACCGGGCAAACATTAATGGAGCTGGTTCCCAGTGGGCAGCCATTATTAGCGGAGGCTCAACTACCCGTGTCCTTAATTGATAAGGTGGTGATTGGGCTACCCGTAGATCTGAATTTCTCTGCCTTTAATCAAAGTAATACCCCACGATTACAAGGTTCTGTATTGCATGTTGGTGCGGATCGGATACAGCATCCTCAGACTTTAGAGCCTTATTATCCCTTAACTGTCGCTATTGATATTGAGCAAACTGAGCTAGAAATCCGGCCCGGTATGTCAGTTGATATTTTTATCCGCACAGGGGAACGGTCATTACTTAATTATTTGTTTAAACCGCTCACAGACCGCCTGCATGTCGCCTTTGCTGAAGAGTAA
- a CDS encoding energy transducer TonB: MKKRQDSGSIMLWWGSILFTSGIHISLIWLLSHTFMLPPSTEVSPVAMMLALSTEPEFTQNLEQDSVVGITQNTNEPIVEQLENQPEDVSQVLTAPEHSNAALVVERKVDTDKKEPTKVKRPQQKVITSRQPISEQLPENQSKPSTPAVTTSTLLSGESHQVAAAANSDSAHNQKSKMNWKSRLQGHLAGFKRYPLRAKKQRQQGDAIIRFVVNKEGYVLSVKLIKSSGTAALDQEALAVIKRAQPLPPPPAGLLSNGQVTLAMPIGFELKSKKW, translated from the coding sequence ATGAAAAAACGACAGGATAGCGGCAGTATCATGCTTTGGTGGGGAAGTATCTTATTTACCAGCGGCATCCATATCTCTCTGATATGGCTATTGAGTCACACATTTATGCTCCCGCCCTCAACAGAGGTCTCTCCTGTGGCAATGATGCTCGCCTTGTCGACAGAACCGGAATTTACCCAAAACTTAGAGCAAGATTCGGTGGTGGGGATCACCCAAAACACCAATGAGCCAATAGTCGAGCAGTTGGAAAACCAACCAGAAGATGTCAGCCAAGTGCTGACCGCTCCCGAGCACTCTAATGCTGCGTTGGTTGTTGAAAGAAAGGTAGACACCGATAAAAAAGAGCCGACCAAGGTAAAACGACCACAACAAAAAGTCATAACATCGCGCCAACCTATCAGCGAGCAATTACCTGAAAATCAAAGTAAACCTTCTACGCCCGCAGTGACAACCAGCACACTATTGTCTGGCGAAAGTCACCAGGTTGCGGCGGCCGCGAACAGTGATTCGGCGCATAATCAAAAGAGTAAAATGAATTGGAAAAGCCGCTTACAAGGGCATTTGGCGGGGTTTAAACGTTATCCTCTCCGCGCCAAAAAACAGCGCCAACAAGGAGACGCGATTATCCGTTTTGTGGTCAATAAAGAGGGATATGTGCTCTCCGTTAAACTCATTAAAAGCAGTGGAACAGCGGCTTTAGATCAAGAAGCATTGGCCGTGATTAAACGCGCCCAACCATTGCCTCCGCCGCCGGCCGGGTTGTTATCGAATGGGCAGGTAACATTGGCTATGCCCATTGGTTTTGAGCTGAAAAGTAAAAAATGGTGA
- a CDS encoding dihydrolipoyl dehydrogenase: MKTLNVDVAVIGGGTAGLGAYRAAKLSTPNVVMIEGGEYGTTCARVGCMPSKLLIAAAEAVHQIEKAPGFGIHPQGNILINGRKVMDRVKRERDRFVGFVLEGVDNIPAEDKIQGYARFIDDNTLQVDDHIGLSSQKIIAQRIVIATGSRPTWPAAWNELGDRLIVNDDVFNWDDLPESVAVFGPGVIGLELGQALHRLGVQVKMFGVGGGVGPLTDSIVRNYAAKTLGEEFYLNPDVKVEVMQREGDKVFIRYLDEAGSPQEIMVDYVLAATGRRPNVDKLGLENTSLELDERGVPSADRLTMQTSVPHIFIAGDASNQLPLLHEASDQARIAGVNAAGFPEVVPGLRRSVISVVFSDPQIAMVGSTFRELSQKFSACGCFEIGEVSFENQGRSRVMLKNKGILRVYGEQGTGRFLGAEMMGPSAEHIAHLLAWAHQQQMTINQMLDMPFYHPVIEEGLRTALRDLQSKLKLGTDEAERCLRCPGE, translated from the coding sequence ATGAAAACCTTAAACGTTGATGTCGCCGTTATTGGCGGCGGTACTGCCGGGCTTGGCGCTTATCGCGCTGCCAAACTGTCGACCCCAAATGTGGTGATGATTGAAGGTGGCGAATACGGCACCACCTGTGCCCGCGTCGGTTGCATGCCATCCAAACTACTGATTGCCGCGGCTGAAGCTGTGCATCAGATTGAAAAAGCGCCCGGTTTTGGTATCCATCCGCAAGGTAATATCTTGATTAATGGCCGCAAAGTGATGGATCGCGTGAAGCGCGAACGCGACCGTTTTGTTGGTTTTGTGCTGGAAGGTGTCGATAATATTCCAGCAGAGGATAAAATTCAGGGGTACGCCCGTTTTATTGATGACAATACACTGCAAGTAGATGATCACATTGGCCTTTCTTCACAAAAAATCATTGCGCAGCGTATCGTGATTGCTACCGGCTCTCGCCCAACTTGGCCTGCCGCCTGGAATGAGCTGGGTGACCGGCTTATCGTCAATGATGACGTTTTCAACTGGGATGACTTACCCGAATCAGTCGCAGTTTTCGGCCCTGGGGTTATCGGGCTGGAGCTGGGTCAGGCGCTGCATCGGCTTGGTGTTCAAGTTAAAATGTTCGGCGTGGGTGGTGGTGTCGGCCCCCTGACAGACAGTATTGTGCGTAATTACGCAGCAAAAACGCTGGGTGAGGAATTCTATCTCAATCCAGATGTGAAAGTTGAAGTGATGCAGCGCGAAGGGGATAAAGTCTTTATCCGCTATTTGGATGAAGCCGGTTCACCACAAGAAATTATGGTGGATTATGTTTTAGCGGCCACTGGTCGCCGTCCAAATGTTGATAAACTGGGGCTGGAAAATACCTCACTGGAGCTTGATGAGCGCGGTGTACCGTCCGCCGATCGGCTGACAATGCAGACCAGCGTGCCACATATCTTTATCGCCGGGGATGCCAGTAACCAATTGCCATTGTTGCATGAAGCCAGTGATCAGGCCCGCATTGCCGGGGTGAATGCTGCCGGATTCCCTGAAGTAGTGCCGGGTTTACGCCGCAGCGTAATTTCAGTGGTGTTTTCTGATCCACAAATCGCAATGGTTGGCTCTACTTTCCGCGAGCTGTCGCAAAAATTCAGTGCATGCGGTTGTTTTGAAATCGGCGAAGTCTCTTTTGAGAACCAAGGTCGCTCGCGTGTCATGCTGAAAAACAAAGGTATTTTGCGGGTTTATGGCGAACAGGGAACAGGTCGCTTCCTGGGTGCTGAAATGATGGGGCCGAGCGCCGAGCATATTGCACATCTATTAGCGTGGGCACATCAACAGCAAATGACCATCAATCAAATGCTGGATATGCCGTTCTACCATCCCGTTATTGAGGAAGGTTTGCGTACAGCATTACGTGATTTGCAGTCCAAGTTAAAACTGGGCACTGACGAGGCGGAGCGTTGTCTGCGCTGCCCTGGTGAATAA